The following are encoded in a window of Falco biarmicus isolate bFalBia1 chromosome 8, bFalBia1.pri, whole genome shotgun sequence genomic DNA:
- the LOC130153707 gene encoding plasma membrane ascorbate-dependent reductase CYBRD1, with product MEGYGRFLALLASALLAGFVSVIFSLVWVFHYREGLSWDGSAREFNWHPVLVVTGFVFIQGIAIIVYRLPWTWKCSKLLMKFIHAGLNTIAMILAIVSMVAVFEYHNARNIPNMYSLHSWIGLAAVIFYSLQLFLGFAVFLLPFAPVPLRAAFMPIHVYLGLTIFATVIATALMGITEKLIFSLKNPTYSASPPEATLVNCLGLLLVIFGALILWMASRPHWKRPPEENAKLLQPIGETPEGTEAESTMTDGSNADKSDLRTNSEAARKQNLKLDEAGQRSTM from the exons ATGGAGGGCTACGGGCGGTTCTTGGCGCTGCTGGCCTCGGCGCTGCTGGCCGGCTTCGTGTCGGTCATCTTCTCCCTCGTCTGGGTCTTCCACTACCGcgaggggctgagctgggacgGCAGCGCGCGCGAGTTCAACTGGCACCCCGTCCTCGTCGTCACCGGCTTCGTCTTCATCCAGGGCATCG ctATTATTGTGTACAGGTTGCCCTGGACCTGGAAGTGCAGCAAACTCCTAATGAAGTTCATACATGCTGGATTAAATACCATAGCTATGATTCTTGCAATTGTTTCTATGGTAGCCGTCTTTGAATACCACAATGCCAGGAACATTCCTAACATGTACAGTCTGCACAGCTGGATTGGGCTGGCTGCTGTTATATTTTATTCCCTCCAG cttttcttgggttttgctgtctttctgctCCCTTTTGCTCCAGTTCCTCTCCGAGCAGCGTTCATGCCAATACACGTTTATCTGGGTCTTACCATCTTTGCAACAGTGATTGCAACAGCTCTCATGGGAATCACAGAAAAGCTTATATTTTCATT gaaaaatcctACATACAGTGCATCCCCACCAGAGGCAACTTTGGTCAACTGTCTTGGTCTTTTGCTTGTCATATTTGGTGCACTTATTTTGTGGATGGCAAGCAGACCCCATTGGAAGCGGCCCCCAGAAGAGAATGCTAAACTTCTGCAGCCCATTGGAGAGACTCCTGAAGGCACGGAAGCAGAATCCACAATGACAGATGGTAGTAATGCAGATAAATCTGATCTGAGGACCAATAGTGAAgcagccagaaaacaaaacctcaaactTGATGAAGCAGGCCAACGATCAACTATGTAA